Below is a window of Streptomyces sp. NBC_01429 DNA.
GCGCGGACTACTACGCGTCGCTGCGGACCGCCGCCGCCGTCGAGAAGGCCGAGGTCGCGGTCGTACTGATCGACACGAGCGAGTCCATCTCCGTCCAGGACCAGCGGATCATCACGATGGCGGTCGAGGCGGGCCGCGCGCTGGTCATCGCGTACAACAAGTGGGACACGCTCGACGAGGAGCGGCGTTACTACCTGGAGCGCGAGATCGAGACCGAGCTGGCCCAGGTCGCATGGGCGCCCCGGGTGAATGTCTCGGCGCGTACGGGCCGCCACATGGAGCGGCTCGTTCCGGCCATCGAGACGGCCATCGCGGGGTGGGAGACCCGGGTGCCGACCGGCCGGCTCAACGCCTTCCTCGGCGAGCTGGTCGCCGCCCACCCGCATCCGGTCCGCGGCGGCAAGCAGCCGCGCATCCTGTTCGGTACGCAGGCGGGCACGAAGCCGCCGCGCTTCGTCCTCTTCGCCTCCGGCTTCATCGAGCACGGCTACCGGCGGTTCGTGGAGCGCCGGCTGCGCGAGGAGTTCGGCTTCACGGGCACCCCGATCCACATCTCCGTACGGGTGCGCGAGAAGCGCGGCCGCAAGAAGTGACACAGAGCGGTGGGGCCCGGTACGGATCATCCGTACCGGGCCCCACCGTTTTTCGCTGCCGGCCCCCCCCGGACCTCTCCGTTCAGACCGAGCGGCGCGGCCCCGGGGGCAGCGCGGCCTGGGGGCGTCCGTGCTGCCGGGGGTCCCGCTGCCAGGAACCCGGCTGTGGCGTATGGCCGAGGCCGCCGTACCCCCCGTACCCGCCGTAGCCGCCGTGTGAGGCGTGCAGGCCGGTACCGAAGGCCGTGAAGCCGAGATTCTCCTCATTGCTCCGGTCGCCGGGCAGCGCCCGGAACGAGCGGCGGAATTCGGAGTAGAGCGCGTCGTAGATCGGGGTGGTGGAGAACCCGTCCCCCACGTCGTGCGCGGGGCGCATGGAGGGGATCTGGCTCTGGTACTGGGGGCGGGAGGGGTCGTATGAGTGCACGTACGTGCCAACGACCCCGTCGTCCGTGGGATGCGGGCTCCCGGCGGAATTCGCCTGCGACGGTGGTGGCCGCAGCCGACGGGTCGGGCTGGTGACCTCGGTCACGTCCCGGCCAGGGGCATCGCGGCGGCGACCAGCCGCCCGTTCGCCGCGGCCTTCTCCAGCGCGTCGCGCATCAGGTCCTCGCGCGGCTGCTGGCCGATCGAGCCGACCGGGGCGGCGAAGACCAGGACGGTCTTCGACTTGTTGGCCGCAGTCCGCCAGCCCTCGGTGACCTGGAGCGGCTGGTGGGCCTGCCACCAGGCGACCGGGCTGCCGCCGCCCGTACCGGGCTGGAGCACGGCGTGCAGCTGGCCCATGGCGAGCAGCACCGACCAGCCGTCCAGTGTGCCCGGCGCCTGGTTCAGATCACCGACCGGCTGGAACCCCTGCTCGATCAGGAGCTGGAGGAACTCGTCGGTGACGCTGTCGGAGCCGGGGCGGGCGATCGGGGCCGTCGGCTCGACGACCAGGGCGGGGTGCAGCTCTTCCTCGATGAGCACCAGACCGCTGGTGACACCGAGAACGGCCTGGCTGCCCGCGGCGGGGGCGGCGCCCGGCGGCTGCGGCTCGCTGCCGGTGATCGACCGGACCGCTCCCTTGAGCTGGTCCTCGGCGACCTGGACGACCTGGGAGGGAATGCAGGTGGCGTGGGCGAAGGCGAGAACCGCGGTCTCCTCACCGACGAACAGGACGGTGCTGGTCCGCTCCTGGTCGGAGTCGCCGGGGGTCCGGCAGGAGGTGCAGTCGTAACTGCCCGGGGAGTTCTCGCCGGCGAGCAGCCGGTCGGCTTCTTCGTCGCCGATCTCGGCGCGGACGTCCTCGCTGACATCGAGCATGCGCGGCACGGGTGGCTCCTCGAACTCGGTGCGTGGGCCGGGCTGTTCCCGGCTCGTACAGAGACAACGGGCGAGCCGTGGCAGGGGTCACGCCGCTGGCCGAAACTCGTCCCCGCTCCATCGGGGCCCCGGCGCCCGCGGCGGCCGGTCTCCGGACGGGAATCGTGCGGCGGTCCTGCGGACGGTGCGGGGAAAGCGTGAATTCTCTCCGGTCCGGAAAAGGGATAGGAAGATCGACGGGACATCCCGAAGAGGAATTCGGCGAAGGTAGATTTATGTGATCTTCGAGATCGCGGAATTCTTCGGAAGTAAGGCGCCGAGGGGCCGTTTGAGTGATGCGCGCCGCATCCGGAGCGTGTGGGGATCCTGTGACACAAGCGTGACCGCCAAGGGACCTGAACCTTCCCGTTCGGCTATCCCGTTCGGCTTCCTTCACCGCTCCCGGCCGCCTACGGTGAGTGGTATGGCACCGATACCGACTCCACCCCGACAGCCCGCCGACGCCCCCGAGTCCTATGTCGGCCTCGACGCCGCGAACGCCGAACGGCAGGCCCGGGAGCGCGGCTGGACGCATGTGCGCGCGCTGCCGCCCGGCTCGATCATCACGATGGAGTTCGTCGCGAGCCGGATCAACTTCGAGGTCGCGGACGGCCGGGTGATCCGCTGCTGGCTGGGCTGACCGGCGCCGCCCCGCGAGCACCCCGTACCGCGAGAGCCCCGGCCTCGGCCGGGGCTCTCGTCATGGGGCGCGCTGTCGCGGGGGTACGGGCCCGGTGGGCGCTCAGCCGCCGGTCAGCGGCCGTGAGCGCGGCGGGCGGCGGCTGCCGGCCGGGGTCACCGGGGTCCGCTCCGAGCGCACCGCGTGCTGCCGGGGCTGGGCGGTGAGCTGACCCGCGCCCCGGCCCGCGGCCGCCGGACGTCCGCCGTGACCGGCGCCCACGTGCTCGCAGGGCTGCTCCTCGGCGACGTCCGCCTCGTGGGGGACCGGCACCGGCGTCCTGGGGACACCGACGGCCACCGGGGCCGCCAGGACCCGCCTGCGGCTCTCCCGCCAGCGCGCGCGCACCTCCAGGATCGCCCGTTCGGCGCGGCCGATCAGCGGCTCGGCCCAGGGCAGCGCCAGCAGGATCAGCAGACCGGCGGCCCAGCCGAGCAGCACATCGCTCAGCCAGTGCGTACCGAGGTACACGGTCGTCGCACCGACCCCCAGCGCGACCAGGGCCGACATGATCGACAGATAGCGCCTGGCCCGTGGCGTGGTGGCCAGATAGGCGAGGATTCCCCAGGTCACGACGGCGTTGGCGGTGTGTCCCGAAGGAAATATATCGCCGCCGGCGAAGAGCTCCGCCGAGCCGATCTGGGTCGCGTAGTGGGGGCCGAGCCGCCCGAGGCCGAGCTTCACCGCGCCGACGGTCACGTTCAGCGCGAGCAGCGCGGCGCCGAGCGTCAGCAGCGGGCGCAGCGTGTGCTGGCGCCAGGAGCGCCAGCCCAGCCAGGCCGCGATCATCACGGCGGTCGGGCCGCGCTGGCCGAGCACCACGAAATAGTCGAGGAAGGGGTGCAGGTCCGGCCACTGCTGATAGGGCCGGAAGAGCATGATCTTCCAGTCGAGGATCACCAGCGAGGACGAGACGAGCACGGCGACGACGATGGCGACATAGAACGCCAAGGTCCCGCCGAAGAGAGCCGTGCGGGTGCGGCTCATCCGCGGGATCTCTATCTTCGGCGGTTCCGGCTCCCGGTCCAGGCGGGCAAAGATGTCGGTACGCACCTAAAGGACGTTACAGCGAGTGAGTGACCGAACCGGTCGATCCGGTCTCTTCGTGATGACGATGTGATGTGGAGTGGGTCTCGGTTCGTATTTTATCCGCGGCTTATCCGTGATGGTTCCCGAAATTCAAGGGACCTTGGTCTCTATTCATCGGTACGCGGTTTCGGGAAGTGTGATTGCGCGGCACGGAAATGGTTCACCGCTCGGACGCGTGGAGTTTCCCTCGTGCTCACGCGCGCTTCGCGGTCCCGGACCGGGCCCCGGGAGAGTGGCGTACGCCACACTCCCTGGTCAGAGCGGTGAGACATGCGCCACGTGACACACGCGATCACTCGCGTACGCTGTCGGCTCACTCGCCCGCCGATGCCGGGCCGCCCCGCCGGGTCTCCCCGGCCGGTGGGCCCGCCGAGCGCGAGGGACGCACTGGGAGGTACGCAGATGTCCGGGACCGCCACGGCCGGAGCACGCGTGCGCGGCGCCGCTGACGGGGCCAACCGCTGGATCGTCCTGGCCGTCCTCTGCGTCAGTCTGCTGCTGGTCGCGCTCGACGCGACGGTGCTGCACGTCGCCGTGCCGGCCGTCACCGCCGATCTCGCCCCCAGCGGGGTCGGGCTGCTGTGGATCGTGGACGCCTACCCGCTGGTCTGCGCCTCGCTGCTGATCCTCTTCGGCACGCTCGGCGACCGCGTCGGGCGGCGCCGGATCCTGCTGACGGGATACGGGATCTTCGCGGTCGCCTCGGCGGCCGCCGCCTTCGCCCCCACCCCCGGAGTACTGATCGGCGCCCGCGCCCTGCTGGGGGTGGGCGGCGCGATGATCATGCCGGCGACCCTCTCCGTCCTGCGCGCGGTCTTCCCCGACCGGCGCGAACGCGCCATGGCCATCGGCATCTGGACGGCGGTCGCCGCCGTCGGCGCGGCCGTCGGACCCGTACTCGGCGGCTTCCTCGTCGAACACTTCTGGTGGGGCTC
It encodes the following:
- a CDS encoding I78 family peptidase inhibitor, producing MAPIPTPPRQPADAPESYVGLDAANAERQARERGWTHVRALPPGSIITMEFVASRINFEVADGRVIRCWLG
- a CDS encoding phosphatase PAP2 family protein, translating into MRTDIFARLDREPEPPKIEIPRMSRTRTALFGGTLAFYVAIVVAVLVSSSLVILDWKIMLFRPYQQWPDLHPFLDYFVVLGQRGPTAVMIAAWLGWRSWRQHTLRPLLTLGAALLALNVTVGAVKLGLGRLGPHYATQIGSAELFAGGDIFPSGHTANAVVTWGILAYLATTPRARRYLSIMSALVALGVGATTVYLGTHWLSDVLLGWAAGLLILLALPWAEPLIGRAERAILEVRARWRESRRRVLAAPVAVGVPRTPVPVPHEADVAEEQPCEHVGAGHGGRPAAAGRGAGQLTAQPRQHAVRSERTPVTPAGSRRPPRSRPLTGG